A region from the Spirochaeta thermophila DSM 6192 genome encodes:
- a CDS encoding EAL domain-containing protein, with amino-acid sequence MKQVAVVIVEDEAVIALDIKRRLEDLGYRVEGVFQNADECLEKIGNLHPDVVLMDILLEEGQDGLVLAQRIYDEYGVPSIFLTAYSDSTTVERIKQVRGAIGYLLKPFNEREMAVTIELSLFRHHLHRELEIQRTWLSSLFSSIGEAIILLDEDGGILFLNPGAEELIDATSNEAVGKPLVEFIRFYDVDTGEEIPFLSLAQESRGREGGIIFDHIYLLTSTGERIFVQGTISNLTGGLQTGNRGGSGRTEDEEHPYPLPFPSVSSGGFVLVLRNITEVRRLSTIVRYQSVHDPLTGLLNRSQLLTSLQESLRQADPDTPLDTFAFLDIDQFKVVNDVFGHIGGDVLLKETADLLRKKLPDESTIARIGDDEFGIILRGVKSGDAERILRRLVTSLRRSFIWEDKTLPVTVSIGAVAITPRHGDIYRVLAAADAACAVAKEEGGNRLRIVSPEDTDVQHRLGELHWIARLQQAIREERLTLYAQDIIPLGAHNGFPKKEILVRLKEEETLILPGEFIPVAERYNLMPLIDRWIIEAVLQYGTSTPDHRDTVFAVNLSSATLLDEGFPDFFLRRLKETQFPPSRLCLEITETTAIRNFRKASLFIRRFREMGCSFALDDFGMGFSSFAYLKHLPVDFLKIDGSFVQTIVENEVDYQLVKSIHTMGKIMGKKTIAEFVSSREIYEKLATIPVDYVQGFFVGEPHPLTP; translated from the coding sequence GTGAAGCAGGTGGCGGTGGTAATCGTGGAAGACGAGGCGGTCATCGCGCTCGACATCAAGCGACGGCTGGAAGACCTCGGGTATCGGGTGGAGGGAGTGTTCCAGAACGCGGATGAGTGTCTCGAGAAAATAGGGAATCTCCACCCCGACGTAGTCCTCATGGACATCCTCCTGGAAGAAGGTCAGGACGGGCTGGTACTTGCGCAGCGGATCTACGATGAGTACGGCGTTCCGAGCATATTCCTCACCGCCTACTCGGACTCCACTACCGTAGAACGCATAAAACAGGTCCGGGGGGCCATCGGGTACCTCCTCAAACCCTTCAACGAGAGGGAGATGGCCGTCACCATAGAACTCAGCCTCTTCCGACATCACCTCCACAGGGAGCTGGAAATTCAGCGCACCTGGCTTTCCTCGCTCTTCTCATCGATCGGGGAGGCCATCATCCTCCTCGACGAAGATGGAGGGATCCTCTTCCTCAATCCGGGAGCCGAGGAGCTCATCGACGCCACCTCCAATGAAGCCGTCGGGAAACCACTCGTCGAGTTCATCAGGTTCTACGATGTGGATACGGGGGAAGAGATCCCCTTTCTCTCCCTGGCCCAGGAGAGCCGAGGACGAGAGGGGGGGATCATCTTCGATCACATATACCTCCTCACCTCCACAGGGGAGCGCATCTTCGTCCAGGGGACCATCTCCAACCTCACGGGAGGGCTCCAGACAGGGAATCGAGGAGGAAGCGGACGAACCGAGGATGAAGAGCACCCCTACCCCCTCCCCTTCCCCTCGGTTTCGAGCGGGGGCTTCGTCCTCGTCCTCAGGAACATCACCGAGGTGCGGCGGCTCTCCACCATCGTACGGTACCAGAGCGTCCACGACCCACTCACCGGCCTCCTCAACCGCTCCCAGCTCCTCACCTCTCTCCAGGAGTCCCTGAGACAGGCCGATCCGGACACCCCCCTCGATACCTTCGCGTTCCTCGACATCGACCAGTTCAAGGTGGTCAACGACGTGTTCGGACACATAGGGGGAGACGTGCTCCTCAAGGAGACCGCCGATCTCCTCAGGAAGAAGCTCCCGGATGAGAGCACCATCGCCCGCATAGGAGACGACGAGTTCGGCATCATCCTCAGGGGAGTGAAGAGCGGCGATGCGGAGAGAATCCTGCGCCGGCTCGTCACCTCCCTGAGGAGATCTTTCATCTGGGAGGACAAGACCCTGCCCGTCACCGTGAGCATAGGGGCGGTGGCGATCACCCCCCGCCATGGAGATATCTACCGAGTGCTCGCCGCGGCCGACGCCGCCTGTGCAGTGGCCAAAGAAGAGGGAGGGAACAGGCTCAGGATCGTCTCCCCCGAGGACACCGACGTGCAGCACCGCCTGGGCGAACTCCACTGGATCGCCCGACTCCAGCAGGCCATCAGGGAGGAACGGCTCACCCTCTACGCCCAGGACATCATCCCCCTGGGAGCGCACAACGGATTCCCCAAGAAAGAGATACTCGTGAGGCTCAAGGAAGAGGAGACCCTCATCCTCCCCGGCGAGTTCATCCCGGTGGCGGAGCGGTACAACCTCATGCCCCTCATAGACCGATGGATCATCGAGGCGGTGCTCCAGTACGGCACCTCCACTCCGGACCACAGGGACACGGTGTTCGCGGTCAATCTTTCGAGCGCCACCCTCTTGGACGAGGGATTTCCGGACTTCTTCCTCAGACGGCTGAAGGAGACACAATTCCCTCCCTCACGGCTGTGTCTCGAAATCACGGAGACCACCGCGATACGGAACTTCAGGAAGGCATCGCTTTTCATACGTCGGTTCAGGGAGATGGGCTGTTCCTTCGCCCTCGACGACTTCGGGATGGGGTTTTCCTCGTTCGCCTACCTCAAACACCTTCCGGTGGACTTCCTCAAGATCGACGGCTCCTTTGTCCAGACCATCGTGGAGAACGAGGTGGACTACCAGCTCGTGAAGAGCATCCACACCATGGGGAAGATAATGGGCAAGAAGACCATCGCCGAGTTCGTCTCGAGCAGGGAGATCTACGAGAAACTCGCCACCATACCGGTGGACTACGTACAAGGATTCTTCGTGGGGGAACCGCACCCCCTCACCCCCTGA
- a CDS encoding DUF2400 domain-containing protein, with amino-acid sequence MDAKVKFKETQDLRGRDLSEFLESLYAAYTKEDLLPTDPVWWVHRYRDRGEQEVAGWVAASLAVGKVEAIHRSLGILFERIHPGEVTRLSYRDALRRLRGLSHRFFSSEMLASFLAATGEILREWGDLETWAASCRNRAEGDMRKTFRLMSALFRECAPGDIGILLPLPRSGGPWKRVCLFLRWMVRRDAVDLGLWSSFPPESLLMPVDVHILRVSRRLGVAGLSASPSFRAAERITSFFRSLSPRDPLRYDFALTRWSMGVEASFVPKTGRSILH; translated from the coding sequence ATGGATGCGAAGGTAAAGTTCAAAGAAACGCAGGACCTCCGCGGGCGCGACCTCTCCGAGTTTCTCGAGTCGCTCTATGCCGCCTACACGAAGGAGGACCTCCTCCCCACGGACCCAGTCTGGTGGGTCCACCGGTACCGGGACCGCGGGGAGCAGGAGGTGGCCGGATGGGTCGCGGCCTCGCTCGCGGTGGGGAAGGTGGAGGCCATACACAGGAGCCTGGGGATCCTCTTCGAGAGGATTCATCCCGGCGAGGTGACGCGCCTCTCGTACCGGGATGCCCTCAGGCGCCTCCGGGGCCTCTCTCACCGTTTCTTCTCCTCGGAGATGCTCGCCTCGTTCCTTGCGGCCACGGGTGAGATCCTCCGGGAGTGGGGCGACCTGGAGACCTGGGCGGCTTCGTGCCGTAACCGTGCGGAAGGGGACATGAGGAAGACCTTCCGGCTCATGAGCGCCTTGTTCCGGGAATGTGCGCCCGGGGATATCGGGATTCTCCTCCCCCTGCCCCGCAGCGGAGGGCCCTGGAAGCGGGTGTGTCTCTTCCTCCGCTGGATGGTGAGGCGTGATGCGGTGGATCTGGGGCTGTGGTCCTCGTTCCCTCCGGAGTCGCTCCTCATGCCGGTGGACGTCCACATCCTCAGGGTCTCGCGGCGGCTCGGGGTGGCGGGGCTGTCTGCCTCCCCCTCGTTTCGTGCGGCAGAGCGGATCACTTCCTTCTTTCGGTCCCTCTCTCCTCGCGACCCCCTCAGGTACGACTTCGCCCTCACCCGATGGAGCATGGGGGTGGAGGCGAGTTTTGTTCCCAAAACAGGGAGAAGCATATTACACTAA
- the rbr gene encoding rubrerythrin, with protein MKSVRGTRTEKNLLIAFAGESQARMRYTYFASQAKKEGYVQIALIFEETANQEKEHAKRFFSFLEGGDLEITASYPAGRIGTTAENLRMAAEGEHHEWSSMYPEFARVAREEGFEGIAKLFEHVSVAEKQHEKRYRDLLENIEKGRVFKREKPVMWRCINCGYIVEAEEAPKQCPACAHPQAYFELLGENW; from the coding sequence ATGAAAAGCGTGAGAGGAACCCGGACCGAGAAGAACCTGCTCATCGCCTTCGCCGGAGAGTCCCAGGCGAGGATGCGCTACACCTACTTCGCGAGCCAGGCGAAGAAGGAGGGGTATGTGCAGATCGCCCTCATCTTCGAGGAGACGGCCAATCAGGAGAAGGAACACGCCAAGCGGTTCTTCTCCTTCCTCGAAGGGGGGGATCTCGAGATCACGGCCTCCTACCCCGCCGGCAGGATCGGGACCACTGCGGAGAACCTGAGGATGGCCGCCGAGGGAGAGCACCACGAGTGGTCCTCCATGTACCCCGAGTTCGCCCGGGTGGCGCGTGAGGAGGGGTTCGAGGGTATCGCGAAGCTCTTCGAACACGTGAGCGTGGCCGAGAAGCAGCACGAGAAGCGCTACAGGGATCTGCTCGAGAACATCGAGAAGGGAAGGGTCTTCAAGAGGGAGAAGCCGGTGATGTGGCGGTGTATCAACTGCGGCTACATCGTGGAGGCCGAGGAGGCGCCGAAGCAGTGTCCCGCCTGTGCCCATCCCCAGGCCTACTTCGAGCTTCTGGGCGAGAACTGGTGA
- the rd gene encoding rubredoxin, protein MKKYVCDVCGYIYDPAEGDPDNGVDPGTAFEDLPDDWVCPMCGAPKEDFSPYEE, encoded by the coding sequence ATGAAGAAATACGTGTGCGATGTGTGCGGGTATATCTACGATCCCGCCGAAGGAGATCCGGACAACGGAGTGGATCCGGGAACCGCGTTCGAAGATCTCCCAGACGACTGGGTGTGCCCCATGTGTGGGGCGCCCAAGGAGGACTTCTCTCCCTACGAGGAGTGA
- a CDS encoding arsenate reductase ArsC, which produces MPEKEGKLSVLVLCTGNSCRSQMAEAWIRHFHGDRISVHSAGIEAHGLNPYAVKVMEEAGVPLSGHTSKTMDELPVKEFDYVITVCDHAREACPYFPARVKVLHRGFDDPPSLTRDETDEERRLAVYRRVRDEIREFARTLPAFLGLSDQGA; this is translated from the coding sequence ATGCCTGAGAAAGAAGGAAAGCTCTCCGTCCTCGTCCTCTGCACCGGCAACTCCTGCCGGAGCCAGATGGCGGAGGCCTGGATACGCCACTTCCACGGGGACCGCATCTCGGTCCACTCGGCCGGGATTGAGGCCCATGGGCTCAACCCCTATGCGGTGAAGGTGATGGAGGAGGCGGGGGTCCCGCTTTCGGGACACACGAGCAAGACCATGGACGAGCTCCCGGTGAAGGAATTCGACTACGTCATCACGGTGTGCGACCATGCGAGGGAGGCGTGTCCCTATTTCCCGGCGCGGGTGAAGGTCCTCCATCGCGGATTCGACGATCCCCCCTCCCTCACCAGGGACGAGACCGACGAGGAGAGGCGCCTTGCTGTCTACCGAAGGGTGAGGGATGAGATACGGGAGTTCGCCCGCACCCTGCCGGCCTTTCTGGGCCTCTCCGACCAGGGAGCGTAA
- a CDS encoding acetylxylan esterase: MAFYDLPLEQLLTYDPGEEAPEDFLAFWESTLEEKAPEGGKILSLEERPDFHLQVFRVFDLAFSGYGGQPVRAWYILPRDAGKRLPCVVEYIGYGGGRGYPYHWLTFPSAGYAYLVMDTRGQGSSWIHGDTPDLPDEGSNPSRPGFMTQGILSRETYYYRRLMTDAVCAVEAAARLEEVDPDRIAVTGGSQGGGLALAAAGLSRRVALCLPDVPFLCHYRRAVTITDREPYSEIRDFLKVHRHREEQVLTTLSYFDGIHFASHARARAYFSVALMDTICPPSTVFAAYNRYAGPKKIEVYTYNDHEGGQQHHLYRKLAFLRESL, from the coding sequence ATGGCGTTCTACGACCTTCCGCTCGAACAGCTCCTCACCTATGATCCAGGAGAAGAGGCACCAGAGGACTTCCTCGCCTTCTGGGAGTCCACCCTCGAGGAAAAGGCCCCCGAGGGCGGGAAGATCCTCTCCCTGGAGGAGCGACCGGACTTCCACCTCCAGGTCTTCCGCGTCTTCGACCTTGCCTTCTCGGGGTACGGGGGACAGCCGGTGAGGGCCTGGTACATCCTCCCCAGGGATGCGGGGAAGAGGCTCCCCTGCGTGGTGGAGTACATAGGCTACGGCGGAGGAAGGGGGTATCCCTACCACTGGCTCACCTTTCCCTCCGCCGGGTACGCCTACCTGGTGATGGACACCCGGGGACAGGGGAGCAGCTGGATCCATGGGGACACACCCGATCTTCCCGATGAGGGTAGCAATCCCTCCCGCCCGGGATTCATGACCCAGGGGATCCTCTCGCGGGAGACCTACTACTACCGCAGGCTCATGACCGACGCCGTGTGTGCAGTGGAGGCGGCCGCCCGCCTCGAGGAGGTCGACCCGGACAGAATCGCCGTCACGGGGGGAAGCCAGGGCGGAGGCCTCGCCCTCGCCGCGGCCGGGCTCTCCCGACGCGTGGCCCTCTGCCTCCCCGACGTACCCTTCCTCTGCCACTACCGTCGTGCCGTCACGATCACCGACCGGGAGCCTTACTCCGAGATCAGGGACTTCCTCAAGGTGCACCGCCACCGCGAGGAGCAGGTTCTCACCACCCTCTCCTACTTCGATGGGATACACTTTGCCTCGCACGCCAGGGCCCGTGCCTACTTCTCGGTGGCCCTCATGGACACCATCTGTCCACCGAGTACGGTCTTCGCCGCCTACAACCGTTACGCAGGTCCCAAGAAGATCGAGGTGTACACCTACAACGATCACGAGGGCGGCCAGCAACACCACCTTTACAGGAAGCTCGCATTTCTGAGAGAATCTCTGTGA
- a CDS encoding FprA family A-type flavoprotein, with amino-acid sequence MNATELFPGIWHLGANISKDNLFEGMWPIPHGVSLNSYLVEGKDIALIDLVRDWEDAPGEIEKQLGQLGVDIQRIRYLVLNHLEPDHTGWVPGFKQRNPGVEIVTTKKGAELVDTFYHITDNVRVVKTGDSIDLGGGKVLRFYEIPNVHWPETMATYEVSSKALFPCDAFGSFGKIGDRIFDDQLSEEEHAFYEFESLRYYANIVASFSPFVERAIKALEGLEISAICPSHGIIWRRHPERIVERYARYASYYKGPAEPEVTLIWGSMYDNTAAATDAVREALLESGITFHEYRVPEQDFSHILAHAWKSQGLILGMPTYEYHMFPPMAHTIDILGRKHVRGRTVFWYGSFGWSGGAEREFNELAERHKLGWEVVGKADFRGNPTAEDLSRLKREVAAFVEKVRERARTSA; translated from the coding sequence ATGAATGCCACCGAACTCTTCCCGGGAATCTGGCACCTCGGTGCCAACATATCCAAGGACAACCTCTTCGAGGGTATGTGGCCCATCCCCCATGGGGTCTCCCTCAACTCCTACCTCGTGGAGGGCAAGGACATCGCGCTCATCGATCTGGTGAGGGACTGGGAGGATGCCCCCGGTGAGATAGAGAAGCAGCTCGGCCAGCTGGGGGTGGATATCCAGAGGATCAGGTACCTGGTGCTCAACCACCTCGAGCCCGATCACACCGGATGGGTGCCCGGGTTCAAGCAGCGGAACCCGGGTGTGGAGATCGTGACCACCAAGAAGGGGGCGGAACTCGTCGATACCTTCTACCATATCACCGACAACGTGCGGGTGGTGAAGACCGGCGACTCGATCGACCTCGGAGGCGGCAAGGTCCTCCGGTTCTACGAGATCCCCAACGTCCACTGGCCCGAGACCATGGCCACCTATGAGGTTTCGAGCAAGGCCCTCTTCCCCTGCGATGCCTTCGGCTCGTTCGGGAAGATAGGCGATCGGATCTTCGACGATCAGCTCTCCGAGGAGGAACACGCCTTCTACGAGTTCGAGAGCCTCAGGTACTACGCCAATATCGTGGCGAGCTTCTCACCCTTCGTGGAGCGGGCGATCAAGGCCCTGGAAGGCCTCGAGATCTCGGCGATCTGTCCCTCGCACGGGATCATCTGGCGGCGCCACCCGGAGCGGATCGTGGAGCGGTATGCCCGCTATGCCTCGTACTACAAGGGTCCCGCCGAGCCCGAGGTGACGCTCATTTGGGGCTCCATGTACGACAACACCGCGGCGGCCACGGATGCGGTGCGTGAGGCCCTCCTCGAGAGCGGGATCACCTTCCACGAGTATCGGGTGCCGGAGCAGGACTTCTCCCACATCCTCGCCCACGCGTGGAAGTCCCAGGGCCTCATCCTGGGGATGCCCACCTACGAGTACCACATGTTCCCGCCTATGGCCCACACCATCGACATCCTCGGCAGGAAGCACGTACGGGGCAGGACGGTCTTCTGGTACGGTTCGTTCGGATGGTCGGGCGGGGCCGAGCGCGAGTTCAACGAGCTCGCAGAGCGGCACAAGCTCGGCTGGGAGGTGGTGGGCAAGGCCGACTTCCGGGGTAATCCCACCGCCGAGGACCTCTCCCGCCTCAAGCGCGAGGTGGCCGCCTTCGTGGAGAAGGTGCGCGAGCGGGCGCGCACGTCGGCCTAG
- the asnS gene encoding asparagine--tRNA ligase yields the protein MDIVRQRIRDLFRLPPEGQRLEVYGWIRSVRESKQVAFLHLSDGSTTAPLQVVVDTQRPDLASVLKELRTGAAVKVEGTLRPSPGTKQPVEVHAEALTVLGPAPEDYPLQKKRHSFEFLREIAHLRPRTNTIGAVMRVRNTLAWEIHRFFQERGFLYVHTPIITTGDAEGAGALFRVTTLPPDAPYDPTEDFFGAPAFLTVSGQLEAEAYALAFVNVYTFGPTFRAENSHTPRHLAEFWMVEPEMAFCDLEGDMHLAQEFITHLLKAVLERHPEEMAFFEQWIAPGITDQLEAVVNTPFTHMTYTEAVEHLRKAPVSFTFPPEWGMDLQTEHERYLTEELVKGPVIVTDYPKEIKAFYMKQNPDGRTVRAMDVLVPRLGEIIGGSQREDDYERLLARMQELGMRIEAYQWYLDLRRYGGAPHAGFGLGFDRLVQYVSGMQNIRDVIPFPRTPGNAAF from the coding sequence ATGGACATCGTACGACAGAGGATACGGGATCTCTTTCGCCTCCCTCCGGAAGGCCAACGGCTCGAGGTCTACGGCTGGATCCGCTCGGTGCGCGAGTCGAAGCAGGTGGCCTTCCTCCATCTCTCCGACGGATCCACCACCGCTCCCCTCCAGGTGGTGGTGGACACCCAACGACCGGACCTCGCCTCGGTGCTGAAGGAGCTACGGACCGGCGCAGCGGTAAAGGTGGAAGGCACCCTCCGGCCCTCGCCCGGGACCAAGCAGCCGGTCGAGGTACACGCAGAGGCGCTCACCGTGCTCGGCCCTGCGCCCGAGGACTACCCCCTCCAGAAGAAGCGCCACAGCTTCGAGTTCCTCAGGGAGATCGCCCACCTGCGCCCCCGCACCAACACCATAGGGGCGGTGATGCGCGTACGCAACACCCTCGCGTGGGAGATCCACCGCTTCTTCCAGGAACGTGGGTTCCTCTACGTCCACACCCCCATCATCACCACCGGCGACGCCGAGGGAGCGGGCGCCCTCTTCCGGGTGACCACCCTCCCCCCGGATGCGCCTTACGACCCGACCGAGGACTTCTTCGGCGCCCCGGCCTTCCTCACGGTGAGCGGCCAGCTCGAGGCAGAGGCCTACGCCCTCGCCTTCGTGAACGTCTACACCTTCGGCCCCACCTTCAGGGCCGAGAACTCCCACACCCCCCGCCACCTCGCCGAGTTCTGGATGGTGGAACCCGAGATGGCCTTCTGCGACCTCGAGGGAGACATGCACCTCGCGCAGGAGTTCATCACCCACCTCCTCAAGGCCGTGCTGGAGCGCCACCCCGAGGAGATGGCCTTCTTCGAACAGTGGATCGCACCGGGTATCACGGACCAGCTCGAGGCCGTGGTGAACACCCCCTTCACCCACATGACCTACACCGAGGCCGTCGAACACCTCAGGAAGGCACCGGTCTCCTTCACCTTCCCGCCGGAGTGGGGCATGGACCTCCAGACCGAACACGAGCGCTACCTCACCGAGGAACTGGTGAAGGGGCCTGTGATCGTCACCGACTATCCGAAGGAGATCAAGGCCTTCTACATGAAACAGAACCCCGACGGCAGGACGGTGCGGGCCATGGACGTGCTCGTGCCCAGGCTGGGCGAGATCATCGGCGGAAGCCAGAGGGAGGACGACTACGAGCGGCTCCTCGCGCGCATGCAGGAGCTCGGGATGCGCATCGAGGCCTACCAGTGGTACCTCGACCTCAGGCGGTACGGCGGAGCCCCGCACGCGGGCTTCGGGCTCGGATTCGACCGGCTGGTGCAGTACGTGAGCGGTATGCAGAACATCCGCGACGTCATCCCCTTCCCCCGCACGCCGGGAAACGCGGCCTTCTGA
- a CDS encoding ABC transporter substrate-binding protein — translation MWRRGALVVLVGVLAAGLLPAGGASEHEAVPDEVRLTLFLGPTALGFIPLLEAGEVAGVPLSYELVPQPDVAVSRILAGETDVAALPVNLAARLYNGGADYRMAAMYLWGLLYLVAPEPVTLEGLAGRRVYVPGKGATPDLVFRFLLEKRGVEGVELDYSLPPAGLAQAVAAGKVDYALLPEPFVSRVLALREDLVVAFDLQAEWEREVGTPLTQTCIVVKGEFLQEYPVFWKEVRRAIEESIHQVVADPDGATSSPVVEKLGLTSEIARAAIPRCRLSFVPAREARQAVEAYLGVLLEYAPGSVGGALPPAEWYVE, via the coding sequence ATGTGGAGACGAGGTGCCCTGGTCGTACTCGTAGGTGTCCTCGCTGCAGGGCTGCTTCCTGCGGGTGGGGCATCTGAACATGAGGCGGTACCAGATGAGGTGCGCCTCACCCTTTTCCTGGGGCCGACCGCCTTGGGATTCATCCCCCTCCTTGAAGCAGGGGAGGTGGCGGGGGTGCCGCTCTCCTACGAGCTCGTGCCCCAGCCGGATGTGGCGGTCTCCCGCATACTCGCAGGCGAGACGGACGTGGCGGCGCTCCCGGTGAACCTCGCGGCGCGCCTCTACAACGGGGGAGCCGACTACCGCATGGCGGCGATGTACCTGTGGGGCCTCCTCTACCTGGTGGCGCCTGAGCCGGTCACCCTCGAGGGGCTCGCCGGCAGGCGGGTCTACGTGCCGGGTAAGGGAGCGACGCCCGATCTTGTGTTTCGGTTTCTGCTCGAGAAGCGGGGGGTAGAGGGGGTGGAGCTCGACTACAGCCTGCCACCTGCAGGGCTCGCCCAGGCAGTGGCGGCCGGCAAGGTGGACTATGCCCTCCTCCCCGAGCCGTTCGTGAGCAGGGTGCTCGCCCTGCGGGAGGATCTCGTGGTGGCGTTCGATCTCCAGGCCGAGTGGGAGCGCGAGGTGGGAACCCCCCTCACCCAGACGTGCATCGTGGTGAAGGGCGAGTTCCTCCAGGAGTATCCCGTGTTCTGGAAGGAGGTGCGGCGCGCCATCGAGGAGTCGATCCACCAGGTGGTGGCAGACCCGGATGGGGCGACCTCCTCGCCGGTGGTGGAGAAGCTCGGACTCACCTCTGAGATTGCCAGGGCGGCGATCCCGCGGTGCAGGCTGAGCTTCGTGCCGGCACGGGAGGCCCGCCAGGCCGTGGAGGCCTACCTGGGGGTGCTCCTGGAGTACGCGCCCGGCTCGGTGGGTGGGGCGCTTCCCCCGGCGGAGTGGTACGTGGAGTGA
- the gpmI gene encoding 2,3-bisphosphoglycerate-independent phosphoglycerate mutase, which yields MEIKVDPLKKNPAFTPRRGPLVLLILDGVGFSRYEEGDAFRRALTPHFDWLWEHCPHTTLKAHGTAVGLPSDGDMGNSEVGHNAIGCGRVYSQGAKLVDEAIASGRLFEGPVWRKLIDNVKKNESTLHFIGLFSDGNVHSNIAHLKAMLEQAKREGVKRARIHILLDGRDVGETSALEYVDPFEEFLAQLNKEGVDYRIASGGGRMVITMDRYGANWDMVRRGWEIHVLGEGRQFSSAHEAIETLRKETGAIDQDLPPFVIAEDGKPVGPIQDGDSVIFFNFRGDRAIEMSMAFEMDDFPYFDRKRRPKVEYAGMMEYDGDKHIPRQYLVAPPSIDRTVGEYLAASGVTQMAVSETQKFGHVTYFFNGNRTGKFSEELEEYIEIPSDIVPFEWRPWMKGAEIAEEVIKAVKENRFRFIRANFPNGDMVGHTGVFQAAVCAMEAVDIQLGRIRKAVEEAGGILLVTADHGNCEEMYEHDKKGNLVRNPDGTPKAKTSHTLNPVPFIIYDPEYQGDYDTTLREGLGISSIGTTCIELLGFISPEDYTPGIVPVRR from the coding sequence ATGGAGATCAAGGTCGATCCGCTCAAGAAGAATCCGGCGTTCACCCCAAGACGGGGACCGCTGGTGTTGCTCATCCTCGACGGGGTGGGTTTTAGCCGATACGAGGAGGGGGATGCCTTCAGGCGAGCCCTCACCCCCCACTTCGACTGGCTCTGGGAGCACTGTCCGCACACCACGCTCAAGGCGCACGGGACGGCGGTGGGACTTCCCAGTGACGGTGACATGGGAAACAGTGAGGTGGGCCACAACGCCATAGGGTGCGGAAGGGTCTACTCCCAGGGGGCAAAGCTCGTGGACGAGGCCATCGCCTCGGGCAGGCTCTTTGAGGGGCCTGTGTGGCGCAAGCTTATCGACAATGTGAAGAAGAACGAGTCCACTCTCCACTTCATCGGGCTCTTCTCCGACGGTAACGTGCACAGCAACATCGCCCACCTCAAGGCCATGCTCGAGCAGGCCAAGAGAGAAGGGGTGAAGCGAGCCCGGATCCACATCCTGCTCGACGGCCGCGACGTGGGCGAGACGAGCGCCCTCGAGTACGTGGACCCCTTCGAGGAATTCCTCGCCCAGCTCAACAAGGAGGGGGTGGACTACCGCATCGCCTCGGGTGGGGGGCGCATGGTCATCACCATGGACCGCTATGGCGCCAACTGGGACATGGTGCGCAGGGGGTGGGAGATCCACGTCCTCGGAGAGGGACGACAGTTCTCCTCGGCCCACGAGGCCATCGAGACCCTGCGGAAGGAGACCGGTGCCATCGACCAGGACCTTCCTCCCTTTGTCATTGCCGAAGACGGGAAACCTGTGGGACCCATCCAGGATGGCGATTCGGTCATCTTCTTCAACTTCAGAGGGGACAGGGCCATAGAGATGAGCATGGCCTTCGAAATGGACGACTTCCCCTACTTCGACAGGAAGCGCCGGCCCAAGGTGGAGTACGCGGGCATGATGGAGTACGACGGCGACAAGCACATCCCCAGACAGTACCTCGTGGCCCCGCCCTCCATCGACCGCACGGTGGGGGAGTACCTCGCAGCGAGCGGCGTCACCCAGATGGCGGTCTCCGAGACCCAGAAGTTCGGCCACGTCACGTATTTCTTCAACGGGAACCGCACCGGCAAGTTCAGCGAGGAGCTCGAGGAGTACATAGAGATCCCCTCCGACATCGTGCCCTTCGAGTGGCGGCCCTGGATGAAGGGGGCCGAGATCGCCGAGGAGGTGATCAAGGCGGTGAAGGAGAACCGGTTCCGGTTCATCCGGGCCAACTTCCCCAACGGGGACATGGTGGGGCACACGGGGGTCTTCCAGGCAGCGGTGTGCGCCATGGAGGCGGTGGACATCCAGCTCGGCCGCATCCGCAAGGCCGTGGAGGAGGCGGGCGGTATCCTGCTGGTCACCGCGGACCACGGCAACTGCGAGGAGATGTACGAGCATGACAAGAAGGGAAACCTGGTGAGGAACCCCGACGGCACGCCCAAGGCCAAGACCTCGCACACCCTCAACCCGGTCCCCTTCATCATCTACGACCCCGAGTACCAGGGTGACTACGATACCACCCTGAGGGAAGGGCTGGGGATAAGCTCCATCGGGACCACGTGCATAGAGCTTCTGGGCTTCATCTCCCCCGAGGACTACACCCCGGGCATCGTCCCGGTGAGGCGGTGA